The Phoenix dactylifera cultivar Barhee BC4 chromosome 15, palm_55x_up_171113_PBpolish2nd_filt_p, whole genome shotgun sequence genome contains a region encoding:
- the LOC103705805 gene encoding protein indeterminate-domain 16-like, producing the protein MLGSTVPATPALPSNNNITSSSFPCLEDATNSKRKRRPAGTPDPDAEVVSLSPRTLLESDRYVCEICNQGFQRDQNLQMHRRRHKVPWKLLKRDAAEVRKRVFVCPEPSCLHHDPCHALGDLVGIKKHFRRKHSSHKQWVCARCSKAYAVQSDYKAHLKTCGTRGHSCDCGRVFSRVESFIEHQDACNGGRARADLQQTPPRACLTRTASSPSPSSDTNFSSGAPTWPSLRTPASASAFQPPPPSDHRRPHSVELQLLPASNSHPATTTTTATLSPASHEAHATKLQLSIGPSDSKRAPVNGERTSRTNGKAQEKQRLAMTEKALADEARLQAKRQVELAEQEFADAKRIRQQAMAELENACVIRDNTMKRINSMLLQMTCRACRQQFRANSVVPADENELPAVSFVSSVVTEGDGDENSNQRHPLKIFNAYSEVEHERWERGEGRGSSNNQPCARLLLFFC; encoded by the exons ATGCTAGGTTCGACAGTGCCGGCAACCCCGGCCCTCCCCAGCAACAATAAcatcacctcctcctccttcccctgcttggaggacgccaccaatagcaagaggaagagaaggccAGCAGGAACTCCAG ACCCGGATGCGGAGGTGGTGTCGCTGTCGCCGAGGACGCTGCTGGAGTCGGACCGCTACGTGTGCGAGATCTGCAACCAGGGGTTTCAGAGGGACCAGAACCTGCAGATGCACCGGCGGCGGCACAAGGTGCCGTGGAAGCTGCTGAAGCGGGACGCGGCGGAGGTGCGGAAGCGGGTGTTCGTGTGCCCGGAGCCGAGCTGCCTGCACCATGACCCGTGCCACGCCCTCGGCGACCTCGTCGGCATCAAGAAGCACTTCCGGCGCAAGCACAGCAGCCACAAGCAGTGGGTCTGCGCCCGCTGCTCCAAGGCCTACGCCGTCCAGTCCGACTACAAGGCCCACCTCAAGACCTGCGGCACCCGTGGCCACTCCTGCGACTGCGGCCGCGTCTTCTCCCG GGTGGAGAGCTTCATAGAGCACCAGGATGCCTGCAATGGCGGCCGAGCTCGTGCCGACCTGCAACAAACTCCGCCGCGCGCCTGCCTAACGCGGACCGCATCGAGCCCGAGCCCTTCTAGTGACACCAATTTCAGCAGTGGGGCGCCCACATGGCCCAGCCTGCGAACGCCGGCTTCCGCCTCTGCTTTCCAACCTCCTCCACCATCCGACCACCGCCGCCCCCACAGCGTCGAGCTCCAACTTCTCCCCGCATCCAATTCCCACcccgccaccaccaccaccaccgcgaccctctcccccgcctcccACGAGGCCCATGCCACCAAATTGCAGCTGTCGATCGGACCTAGCGACAGCAAACGGGCCCCGGTCAATGGTGAACGGACATCAAGGACCAACGGCAAGGCTCAGGAGAAGCAAAGGCTTGCAATGACTGAGAAGGCATTGGCTGATGAAGCAAGGCTGCAAGCCAAGAGGCAAGTGGAGTTGGCCGAGCAGGAATTCGCCGATGCTAAGAGGATTCGACAGCAAGCAATGGCTGAGCTTGAGAATGCTTGTGTCATCAGGGACAACACAATGAAGCGAATCAACTCGATGCTTCTCCAGATGACTTGCCGTGCTTGCAGGCAGCAGTTCCGGGCTAATTCCGTCGTGCCCGCCGACGAGAACGAACTCCCTGCAGTGAGCTTTGTGTCATCGGTTGTAACTGAGGGCGACGGAGATGAAAATAGCAACCAGCGCCACCCCCTGAAGATCTTCAACGC ATATTCGGAAGTTGAACATGAGAGgtgggagaggggagaggggcgTGGATCTAGCAACAACCAACCTTGTGCTCGTTTGcttctatttttttgttaa
- the LOC103705807 gene encoding protein Barley B recombinant-like, translated as MDDDEGLGIRNWGYYDQPLKGNLGLQLMSSVPERDTKPLLSNGGFLHRDCGVAEPSIPMDFVRDGWIHHNRDNKILHVLPMNHHQHNYGMLPDPPGAHTLQILQPPEPPRDDKVLMMEDPGGRNETPLKKRSQGRPHKSPKPKKPKKVAAPRDEATNGSVSRGKAGKKSTGLVINGIDLDISGIPTPICSCTGTPQQCYRWGVGGWQSACCTTSISCYPLPMSTKRRGARIAGRKMSQGAFKKVLEKLAGEGHNLSNPIDLRTFWAKHGTNKFVTIR; from the coding sequence ATGGATGACGATGAGGGATTAGGTATTCGGAATTGGGGCTACTACGACCAGCCCTTGAAGGGGAATCTGGGGCTGCAGCTCATGTCCTCGGTGCCAGAGCGTGATACGAAGCCTTTGCTATCCAACGGGGGGTTCCTCCATCGGGACTGCGGGGTCGCCGAGCCGTCGATCCCGATGGACTTTGTGAGGGACGGGTGGATCCACCATAATAGGGACAACAAGATCCTCCATGTGCTGCCGATGAACCACCACCAACACAATTATGGCATGCTCCCGGATCCCCCCGGCGCCCACACCCTCCAAATTCTGCAGCCGCCTGAGCCGCCTAGGGATGACAAGGTCCTGATGATGGAGGACCCTGGAGGCAGAAATGAGACTCCTTTGAAGAAGAGATCCCAGGGCCGCCCGCACAAATCCCCGAAGCCAAAGAAGCCGAAGAAAGTTGCTGCACCAAGAGACGAGGCCACCAATGGTTCAGTCTCGCGTGGGAAGGCTGGGAAGAAGAGCACTGGGTTGGTTATTAATGGAATTGATCTGGACATCTCAGGTATCCCTACTCCAATATGCTCTTGCACAGGCACACCGCAACAGTGCTACAGGTGGGGCGTTGGAGGGTGGCAATCAGCATGCTGCACCACTAGCATCTCATGTTACCCCCTCCCTATGAGCACCAAGAGGCGGGGGGCTCGCATTGCCGGCCGGAAGATGAGCCAGGGTGCATTCAAGAAGGTGCTGGAGAAGCTTGCAGGAGAAGGGCATAATCTTTCTAATCCAATTGACTTGAGGACTTTCTGGGCTAAGCATGGTACCAACAAGTTTGTGACTATCAGGTAA
- the LOC103705808 gene encoding homeobox-leucine zipper protein ROC8-like isoform X1 has protein sequence MDSGDEPETLEQQGRKKRCHRHTPKQIQELEAMFKVCPHPDEKQRMQLSRELGLEARQIKFWFQNRRTQMKAQHERAGNCTLRADNDKIRCENIAMKEALKNAICPSCGGPPTNEDSYVDEQKLRMENARLKEELDRVSSFASKYLGRPVTQLPSVQPMAMSSLDLSMGGYSNPGPSSSIDLDLLSGSSSTVMPFPFPAAVSEIEKPLMVDLATRAMEELIRLIQTDEPLWVTVGRDRREVLHLETYERIFPRPGQQFKYADFHTEASRDSTVVIMNSTALVDMFIDASKWAELFPTIVSKAKNIEVLSTGIAGSKNGTLILMYGELQVLSPVIPTREFCFLRYCHQIQQGLWAIVDVSVDYPGENQLTSRSQRLPSGCLIQDMPNGYSKITWVEHMEIDKRNHTHQLYRNLVDSGMAFGAQRWLSTLQRMCERFACLMVAGISSRDLGGVIPGPDGKRSMMMLAQRMVNNFCASITASNNHGHKWTNPSGLTDVGVRLTIYRSPGPASHPSGLILSAATSIWLPVPSQRVFSFLKDEKTRAEWDVLSNGNSVQEVARITNGSHPGNCISLLRALNSAQSNMLILQESCIDASGSLVVYTSIDLPSLNNVMSGEDPSNVPLLPSGFAILPDGQPVGGGASTSSNPMGVTSGSLVTVLFQLLVSSSPSAKLDIESVTTVTQLISTTVQQMKAALNCPSI, from the exons ATGGATTCCGGGGACGAGCCAGAGACGCTCGAGCAGCAGGGCAGGAAGAAACGGTGCCACCGGCACACACCGAAACAGATTCAAGAGCTGGAAGC GATGTTTAAGGTGTGCCCGCACCCGGATGAGAAGCAGAGGATGCAGCTGAGCCGGGAGTTGGGGCTGGAGGCCCGCCAGATCAAGTTCTGGTTCCAGAACAGGAGGACTCAGATGAAG GCGCAGCACGAGAGGGCCGGTAACTGCACCCTCCGCGCCGACAACGACAAGATCCGTTGCGAGAACATCGCGATGAAGGAGGCGCTCAAGAACGCCATCTGCCCGTCCTGCGGTGGGCCGCCGACCAATGAAGACTCCTATGTCGATGAGCAGAAGCTTCGGATGGAGAACGCCCGGTTGAAGGAAGAG CTTGATCGTGTCTCAAGCTTTGCATCTAAGTATCTAGGAAGGCCTGTTACCCAACTTCCCTCAGTCCAGCCAATGGCAATGTCTTCACTAGATCTGTCAATGGGGGGTTACAGTAATCCAGGGCCTAGCTCTTCCATTGATCTTGATCTCCTCTCTGGAAGTtcatctactgttatgccatttcCTTTTCCTGCAGCAGTTTCGGAGATTGAGAAACCTCTTATGGTGGATCTGGCCACCAGGGCAATGGAGGAATTGATCAGGTTAATACAGACTGATGAACCCCTCTGGGTGACGGTTGGGCGTGATCGGAGGGAGGTACTTCATCTGGAAACCTATGAGAGAATCTTCCCGAGGCCAGGTCAGCAGTTCAAGTACGCAGATTTCCATACTGAGGCCTCAAGGGATTCCACTGTGGTGATTATGAATTCCACAGCATTGGTTGATATGTTCATTGATGCA AGCAAGTGGGCGGAACTATTTCCTACAATTGTTTCTAAGGCAAAGAACATTGAAGTACTTTCAACTGGAATTGCGGGCAGTAAGAATGGGACTTTGATATTG ATGTACGGGGAACTACAGGTTCTTTCGCCAGTCATCCCTACCCGTGAATTCTGCTTCCTGCGCTACTGCCATCAAATTCAGCAGGGTTTGTGGGCGATAGTTGATGTTTCAGTGGACTACCCTGGAGAGAATCAGCTGACCTCTCGATCACAGAGGCTTCCTTCTGGCTGCTTGATTCAAGACATGCCCAATGGCTATTCTAAG ATAACTTGGGTTGAACACATGGAAATCGATAAGAGGAACCATACCCATCAACTTTATAGGAATCTAGTAGATAGTGGAATGGCATTTGGAGCACAGCGTTGGCTCTCCACCCTACAGAGGATGTGCGAAAGGTTTGCATGCTTGATGGTGGCTGGGATTTCGAGCAGGGACCTTGGAGGAG TGATTCCCGGGCCTGATGGAAAAAGGAGCATGATGATGCTTGCCCAGAGAATGGTGAACAATTTCTGTGCCAGTATTACTGCATCCAATAACCACGGTCACAAATGGACCAATCCCTCTGGATTAACTGATGTTGGCGTCCGTCTCACTATTTACAGAAGCCCAGGTCCTGCCAGCCACCCCAGTGGCCTCATCCTCAGTGCCGCAACCTCTATATGGCTACCTGTACCATCACAGAGGGTCTTTAGTTTCCTCAAAGATGAAAAAACTCGAGCTGAG TGGGATGTTCTCTCGAATGGCAATTCGGTGCAGGAGGTCGCGCGTATTACAAATGGTTCGCATCCAGGGAACTGCATTTCTCTACTTCGT GCTCTCAATTCTGCACAAAGCAACATGTTGATACTCCAAGAGAGCTGCATCGATGCATCTGGCTCACTCGTAGTCTACACTTCCATCGATCTACCGTCCCTGAACAATGTGATGAGTGGCGAAGACCCATCAAATGTACCACTTCTGCCATCAGGCTTCGCCATATTACCCGATGGACAACCCGTTGGGGGAGGGGCCTCCACCAGCTCAAATCCGATGGGAGTTACCTCGGGCTCACTGGTCACTGTGTTATTTCAACTCCTTGTGAGCAGCTCCCCATCTGCTAAACTGGATATCGAGTCAGTGACGACTGTCACTCAACTAATAAGTACCACAGTACAGCAAATGAAGGCTGCCTTGAACTGTCCCAGTATATAA
- the LOC103705808 gene encoding homeobox-leucine zipper protein ROC8-like isoform X2, giving the protein MDSGDEPETLEQQGRKKRCHRHTPKQIQELEAMFKVCPHPDEKQRMQLSRELGLEARQIKFWFQNRRTQMKAQHERAGNCTLRADNDKIRCENIAMKEALKNAICPSCGGPPTNEDSYVDEQKLRMENARLKEELDRVSSFASKYLGRPVTQLPSVQPMAMSSLDLSMGGYSNPGPSSSIDLDLLSGSSSTVMPFPFPAAVSEIEKPLMVDLATRAMEELIRLIQTDEPLWVTVGRDRREVLHLETYERIFPRPGQQFKYADFHTEASRDSTVVIMNSTALVDMFIDASKWAELFPTIVSKAKNIEVLSTGIAGSKNGTLILMYGELQVLSPVIPTREFCFLRYCHQIQQGLWAIVDVSVDYPGENQLTSRSQRLPSGCLIQDMPNGYSKITWVEHMEIDKRNHTHQLYRNLVDSGMAFGAQRWLSTLQRMCERFACLMVAGISSRDLGGVIPGPDGKRSMMMLAQRMVNNFCASITASNNHGHKWTNPSGLTDVGVRLTIYRSPGPASHPSGLILSAATSIWLPVPSQRVFSFLKDEKTRAEEVARITNGSHPGNCISLLRALNSAQSNMLILQESCIDASGSLVVYTSIDLPSLNNVMSGEDPSNVPLLPSGFAILPDGQPVGGGASTSSNPMGVTSGSLVTVLFQLLVSSSPSAKLDIESVTTVTQLISTTVQQMKAALNCPSI; this is encoded by the exons ATGGATTCCGGGGACGAGCCAGAGACGCTCGAGCAGCAGGGCAGGAAGAAACGGTGCCACCGGCACACACCGAAACAGATTCAAGAGCTGGAAGC GATGTTTAAGGTGTGCCCGCACCCGGATGAGAAGCAGAGGATGCAGCTGAGCCGGGAGTTGGGGCTGGAGGCCCGCCAGATCAAGTTCTGGTTCCAGAACAGGAGGACTCAGATGAAG GCGCAGCACGAGAGGGCCGGTAACTGCACCCTCCGCGCCGACAACGACAAGATCCGTTGCGAGAACATCGCGATGAAGGAGGCGCTCAAGAACGCCATCTGCCCGTCCTGCGGTGGGCCGCCGACCAATGAAGACTCCTATGTCGATGAGCAGAAGCTTCGGATGGAGAACGCCCGGTTGAAGGAAGAG CTTGATCGTGTCTCAAGCTTTGCATCTAAGTATCTAGGAAGGCCTGTTACCCAACTTCCCTCAGTCCAGCCAATGGCAATGTCTTCACTAGATCTGTCAATGGGGGGTTACAGTAATCCAGGGCCTAGCTCTTCCATTGATCTTGATCTCCTCTCTGGAAGTtcatctactgttatgccatttcCTTTTCCTGCAGCAGTTTCGGAGATTGAGAAACCTCTTATGGTGGATCTGGCCACCAGGGCAATGGAGGAATTGATCAGGTTAATACAGACTGATGAACCCCTCTGGGTGACGGTTGGGCGTGATCGGAGGGAGGTACTTCATCTGGAAACCTATGAGAGAATCTTCCCGAGGCCAGGTCAGCAGTTCAAGTACGCAGATTTCCATACTGAGGCCTCAAGGGATTCCACTGTGGTGATTATGAATTCCACAGCATTGGTTGATATGTTCATTGATGCA AGCAAGTGGGCGGAACTATTTCCTACAATTGTTTCTAAGGCAAAGAACATTGAAGTACTTTCAACTGGAATTGCGGGCAGTAAGAATGGGACTTTGATATTG ATGTACGGGGAACTACAGGTTCTTTCGCCAGTCATCCCTACCCGTGAATTCTGCTTCCTGCGCTACTGCCATCAAATTCAGCAGGGTTTGTGGGCGATAGTTGATGTTTCAGTGGACTACCCTGGAGAGAATCAGCTGACCTCTCGATCACAGAGGCTTCCTTCTGGCTGCTTGATTCAAGACATGCCCAATGGCTATTCTAAG ATAACTTGGGTTGAACACATGGAAATCGATAAGAGGAACCATACCCATCAACTTTATAGGAATCTAGTAGATAGTGGAATGGCATTTGGAGCACAGCGTTGGCTCTCCACCCTACAGAGGATGTGCGAAAGGTTTGCATGCTTGATGGTGGCTGGGATTTCGAGCAGGGACCTTGGAGGAG TGATTCCCGGGCCTGATGGAAAAAGGAGCATGATGATGCTTGCCCAGAGAATGGTGAACAATTTCTGTGCCAGTATTACTGCATCCAATAACCACGGTCACAAATGGACCAATCCCTCTGGATTAACTGATGTTGGCGTCCGTCTCACTATTTACAGAAGCCCAGGTCCTGCCAGCCACCCCAGTGGCCTCATCCTCAGTGCCGCAACCTCTATATGGCTACCTGTACCATCACAGAGGGTCTTTAGTTTCCTCAAAGATGAAAAAACTCGAGCTGAG GAGGTCGCGCGTATTACAAATGGTTCGCATCCAGGGAACTGCATTTCTCTACTTCGT GCTCTCAATTCTGCACAAAGCAACATGTTGATACTCCAAGAGAGCTGCATCGATGCATCTGGCTCACTCGTAGTCTACACTTCCATCGATCTACCGTCCCTGAACAATGTGATGAGTGGCGAAGACCCATCAAATGTACCACTTCTGCCATCAGGCTTCGCCATATTACCCGATGGACAACCCGTTGGGGGAGGGGCCTCCACCAGCTCAAATCCGATGGGAGTTACCTCGGGCTCACTGGTCACTGTGTTATTTCAACTCCTTGTGAGCAGCTCCCCATCTGCTAAACTGGATATCGAGTCAGTGACGACTGTCACTCAACTAATAAGTACCACAGTACAGCAAATGAAGGCTGCCTTGAACTGTCCCAGTATATAA